The following DNA comes from Arcobacter cloacae.
CTCTTTATCCAAAAAAAGCTCTTTGAATCTTTGTTTTGAATAGTTTTTTATATCTTCATCAAGGGTTTTATACAAAGAGATTAACTCTTTTGCTTTAGAGGTGAGTTTAGTTCCACTATCCTCACCTCTTCCTTTTTTTGTAATCACTAAATCATCTTCTATATACTCTTCAAGTATTTTTATGTGAGACCAAGCTTTTTTATAGTTCATACCTACTTTTTTTGCTGCTTCACTAATAGAGCCTGTTTGCTCAATCTGTCTTAAAATCTCAGTTTTTCCACTTCCAAAGATGAGATTTTTGTGTTCATCTTCTATCCAAACTTTAACTTTTATTTCCATTCTTATGACCTTTTTTTTCTCTGAAACATCCAAGTTGACAATGAACAACTTCAATATCTGAGTTCTTTACAGTTGAGCCTACCTTTTTTAAAGTAGAATTTTGAGCTTCATCCCACAAAACTTTGCACTCTAGGGTTTTATGTCCCATATAGTT
Coding sequences within:
- a CDS encoding winged helix-turn-helix domain-containing protein produces the protein MEIKVKVWIEDEHKNLIFGSGKTEILRQIEQTGSISEAAKKVGMNYKKAWSHIKILEEYIEDDLVITKKGRGEDSGTKLTSKAKELISLYKTLDEDIKNYSKQRFKELFLDKELIKTKENIDV